The following are from one region of the Aquirufa lenticrescens genome:
- the murA gene encoding UDP-N-acetylglucosamine 1-carboxyvinyltransferase, with product MASFKVTGGRRLKGEITPQGAKNEALQILCAVVLTAEPVTIHNIPNIRDVNQLIDLLGDMGVSMRRLSESSIEFDASQVNIDYLDSDTYKKKAAALRGSVMLLGPTLARFKKGRIPSPGGDKIGRRRLDTHFFGFMKLGAKFNYSPEDGGIYEVDASQLQGAYMLLDEASVTGTANILMAAVLAKGKTTIYNAACEPYLQQLSKMLNRMGAKISGIGSNMLIIEGVDELHGTEHTMLPDMIEIGSFIGLAVMTQSEITIKNCQIPELGIIPEVFKKLGIKMEFRGDDIFIPSQEHYELENFIDGSMLTISDHPWPGFTPDLLSIILVTAIQAKGTVLIHQKMFESRLFFVDRLIEMGAQIILCDPHRATVVGFDRKQTLKGIRMSSPDIRAGVSLLIAAMSANGTSIIDNIEQIDRGYQNIDTRLNAIGAEIVRI from the coding sequence ATGGCATCATTTAAAGTAACCGGTGGCCGCCGTTTAAAAGGAGAAATTACTCCTCAAGGAGCAAAAAACGAAGCATTACAGATCTTGTGTGCCGTGGTTTTAACAGCAGAGCCTGTAACCATCCACAATATCCCGAACATTCGCGACGTCAATCAACTAATTGATTTATTAGGCGATATGGGCGTAAGCATGCGTCGTTTATCCGAGTCCAGCATTGAATTCGATGCCTCTCAAGTGAACATTGATTACTTAGATTCAGATACCTACAAGAAAAAAGCAGCTGCGCTTCGTGGTTCGGTGATGCTTTTAGGACCTACTTTGGCTCGCTTCAAAAAAGGACGTATTCCATCCCCAGGTGGAGACAAAATCGGCCGCAGAAGATTGGATACCCACTTCTTTGGTTTCATGAAATTAGGTGCTAAGTTCAACTATAGCCCAGAAGATGGCGGAATCTACGAAGTAGATGCGTCACAATTACAAGGTGCGTACATGCTTCTAGACGAAGCGTCTGTAACAGGTACGGCAAACATTTTGATGGCTGCCGTTTTAGCCAAAGGAAAAACAACCATCTACAACGCCGCTTGCGAACCTTATTTGCAACAATTGAGCAAGATGTTGAACCGCATGGGAGCGAAAATCTCTGGTATTGGATCTAACATGTTGATCATCGAGGGTGTGGACGAATTGCATGGAACAGAGCACACGATGCTTCCAGATATGATCGAGATCGGTTCATTCATCGGTTTAGCGGTGATGACACAATCCGAAATCACGATCAAAAACTGCCAAATTCCTGAATTAGGCATCATTCCTGAGGTTTTCAAAAAACTAGGGATCAAAATGGAATTCCGTGGCGATGATATTTTCATCCCCTCTCAAGAGCATTACGAATTAGAAAACTTTATCGATGGGTCGATGTTAACGATCTCTGACCACCCGTGGCCAGGCTTCACACCGGACTTATTATCGATCATTTTAGTGACTGCGATTCAGGCCAAAGGAACGGTCCTAATCCACCAAAAAATGTTCGAATCTCGTCTATTCTTCGTAGATCGTTTGATCGAAATGGGTGCCCAAATCATCCTTTGCGATCCACACCGTGCTACGGTTGTTGGATTCGACCGCAAGCAAACGTTAAAAGGAATTCGCATGTCATCTCCTGATATCCGTGCGGGTGTTTCCCTTTTAATCGCAGCGATGTCAGCGAACGGAACTTCGATCATCGATAACATCGAACAAATCGATCGCGGTTACCAAAACATTGATACACGCCTAAATGCCATCGGCGCAGAAATCGTCCGTATCTAA
- the asnS gene encoding asparagine--tRNA ligase, with translation MQIKEILGLTPTQQSIVVKGWVRTKRVSSSVAFIAMNDGSTIHNIQAVVSEGTVSEETLKLVTTGSCIAVTGKLIASQGQGQNVEVEVVSIEVYGTADPEKYPLQPKKHSLEFLREIAHLRPRTNTFSAILRIRHALAYAIHTYFNNNGFFYLHTPIITGSDAEGAGEMFRVTTLDPINPPLTEEGKVDYKEDFFGKETNLTVSGQLEGELGAMALSKVYTFGPTFRAENSNTTRHLAEFWMIEPEVAFNELVDNMDLAEDFTKFCIKYALDHCADDIAFLEKRLIEEEKNKKKEEQSELSLSEKLRFVTENEFERLTYTEAIDILLNSKAHKNGKFVYPVEWGIDLQSEHERYLVEKHFKKPVILTNYPKDIKAFYMKLDEDGKTVRAMDVLFPGIGEIIGGSQREDDYAKLLQRTKEVGIEEESIWWYLETRQFGSAPHAGFGLGFERLVLFVTGMSNIRDVIPFPRTPKTAEF, from the coding sequence ATGCAAATCAAAGAAATACTAGGTTTAACTCCCACGCAGCAGAGCATCGTTGTGAAAGGTTGGGTTCGTACGAAAAGAGTTTCCTCTTCTGTCGCGTTTATTGCGATGAATGATGGGTCGACCATCCACAATATTCAAGCAGTTGTTTCCGAGGGAACTGTTTCAGAAGAAACGTTAAAATTAGTGACTACGGGATCTTGTATCGCCGTTACGGGTAAATTAATAGCATCTCAAGGACAAGGCCAAAACGTAGAGGTGGAAGTCGTTTCCATCGAGGTTTACGGAACAGCGGATCCAGAAAAATACCCTTTACAGCCTAAGAAACACTCACTAGAGTTCTTGCGCGAGATTGCACACTTACGTCCTAGGACCAATACATTCTCAGCGATATTGCGTATCCGCCACGCTTTGGCCTACGCGATTCACACCTATTTCAACAACAACGGATTCTTCTATTTACATACGCCCATCATTACGGGTTCGGATGCAGAGGGAGCTGGCGAGATGTTCCGCGTGACGACTTTGGATCCTATTAATCCTCCGTTAACAGAGGAAGGAAAAGTGGATTACAAGGAAGATTTCTTTGGAAAAGAGACGAATTTAACGGTTTCAGGACAGTTAGAGGGAGAATTAGGAGCGATGGCTTTGTCCAAAGTGTATACCTTCGGACCTACCTTCCGCGCGGAGAATTCAAACACCACCCGCCACTTAGCGGAGTTCTGGATGATCGAGCCAGAAGTAGCCTTTAATGAATTAGTAGACAACATGGATTTAGCGGAAGACTTCACTAAATTCTGTATCAAATATGCCTTAGATCACTGCGCTGACGATATTGCATTCTTAGAAAAGCGCTTAATCGAAGAGGAAAAGAACAAAAAGAAAGAAGAGCAATCGGAATTAAGTCTGTCGGAGAAATTACGTTTTGTAACAGAAAACGAATTCGAACGCTTGACCTATACAGAAGCGATTGACATCTTATTGAATTCGAAAGCGCACAAGAATGGCAAGTTCGTTTATCCAGTTGAATGGGGAATCGACCTTCAGTCAGAGCACGAGCGTTATTTAGTAGAGAAACACTTCAAAAAACCGGTTATCTTAACGAACTACCCGAAAGACATCAAAGCGTTCTATATGAAACTAGATGAGGACGGAAAAACGGTTCGTGCGATGGACGTTTTATTCCCAGGCATTGGAGAAATCATCGGTGGATCGCAGCGTGAAGATGATTATGCGAAATTATTGCAACGTACGAAAGAGGTGGGAATCGAAGAAGAATCCATCTGGTGGTATTTAGAAACCCGTCAATTCGGGTCTGCGCCACATGCTGGATTTGGACTTGGTTTCGAGCGTTTAGTACTATTTGTGACGGGTATGAGCAATATTCGTGACGTGATTCCTTTCCCACGTACTCCTAAAACAGCTGAATTCTAA
- the rpoN gene encoding RNA polymerase factor sigma-54, with the protein MQGLSLKQNQQQNLSPQQIQYIKLLQIPTAELAARIEEELEDNPALEEGLDHNEEQEPRETLDDLEREEMEVGDYLQDEYAGYKMAGDSYDPNEETRERPLATESSTQEYLLNQIRYVVRTEREEVLAQQIIGSLEEDGYLRRNIESIVNDLAFTQGFETDYDEVEQVLFKVQSLDPAGIAARSLQECLSLQLHRKESDAPAHLIAIRLVDDFFEEFSKKHFSILLTKLAITEEELKKAMQVITHLNPKPGGGDDAPIAPYLQPDFIITNQNGKIEIKINGKNAPELRVSRAFQEMLQTYDKGDKQQKDIKEAVTFIKHKLDSASWFISAIQQRQGTLMKTMESIVAKQYDFFLTGDESVLKPMKMKEIAAMIEMDISTVSRVVSAKSVQADFGIYPLKYFFSEGITHESGEDFSTREVKNILREIIEQEPSSEPHSDEDLEQLLLERGFVVKRRTVAKYRDQLGIPVARLRKHL; encoded by the coding sequence ATGCAGGGATTATCCTTAAAACAGAATCAACAACAGAACCTTTCGCCACAACAGATACAATATATCAAGTTGTTGCAGATTCCTACGGCTGAATTAGCGGCTAGGATCGAGGAGGAATTAGAGGATAATCCAGCATTAGAGGAAGGTTTAGATCATAATGAGGAGCAAGAACCCCGCGAAACACTAGATGACCTGGAGCGTGAGGAGATGGAAGTGGGGGATTATCTGCAAGATGAATATGCTGGCTACAAGATGGCCGGAGATTCCTATGATCCCAATGAGGAGACGCGCGAACGCCCTTTGGCCACCGAATCAAGCACCCAAGAATATTTATTGAACCAAATCCGTTACGTCGTTCGTACCGAGCGCGAAGAAGTTCTCGCCCAGCAAATCATCGGTTCCTTAGAAGAGGACGGCTATTTGCGTCGTAATATTGAGAGCATCGTTAACGATCTTGCCTTCACGCAAGGCTTTGAGACGGATTACGATGAAGTGGAGCAAGTATTGTTTAAAGTGCAGTCCTTAGATCCGGCCGGTATCGCCGCTCGTTCCTTGCAAGAATGTCTTTCCTTGCAATTGCACCGAAAAGAGTCAGACGCACCGGCTCATCTAATCGCCATACGTTTAGTGGATGATTTTTTCGAGGAGTTTTCCAAAAAGCACTTCAGCATTTTATTGACTAAACTTGCCATCACAGAAGAGGAGCTCAAAAAGGCGATGCAAGTCATCACCCATTTGAATCCCAAACCAGGTGGGGGAGACGACGCACCCATCGCCCCGTATTTACAACCGGATTTCATTATCACGAATCAAAACGGCAAGATTGAGATCAAAATCAACGGAAAAAACGCCCCTGAGCTTCGTGTTTCCCGTGCTTTCCAAGAAATGTTGCAGACCTACGACAAAGGCGACAAGCAGCAAAAAGATATTAAAGAGGCCGTTACGTTTATTAAACACAAATTAGACTCCGCATCTTGGTTCATTTCAGCCATTCAGCAACGACAAGGCACCTTGATGAAAACCATGGAGAGTATCGTTGCGAAGCAATATGATTTCTTTTTGACGGGAGATGAGTCCGTTTTAAAGCCAATGAAGATGAAGGAAATCGCCGCCATGATCGAAATGGATATTTCCACCGTATCTCGGGTGGTCTCGGCGAAGTCTGTGCAAGCAGATTTTGGCATCTATCCGCTAAAATACTTCTTCTCCGAAGGCATCACCCACGAATCTGGTGAGGATTTCTCTACCCGCGAAGTGAAGAACATCTTGCGCGAGATCATCGAACAAGAACCTAGCTCAGAACCGCATTCAGATGAGGATTTAGAGCAATTATTACTCGAACGCGGCTTCGTCGTGAAGCGCAGAACCGTGGCTAAATACCGCGATCAACTGGGGATTCCGGTGGCGAGGTTGAGGAAACACCTTTAA
- the lpdA gene encoding dihydrolipoyl dehydrogenase: MQDFDVVVIGSGPGGYVSAIRSAQLGFKVAIIEKYAVMGGTCLNVGCIPSKALLDSSEHYYNAVHSFEEHGIDITKPKVNMGQMIKRKAGVVSNLNAGISYLMKKNKITTFHGLGSFDSAKTVKVTKEDGSSEVISAKNIIIATGSKPTILPFIPVDKERIITSTEALKMKEVPKHLIVIGAGVIGAELGSVYARLGSKVSFVEFADSMIPTMDKTMGKELQKSIAKMGADFYLSHKVTSAAVKGKEVTVKAQDSAGKEVEIKGDYCLVCIGRRPYTDGLNLAAAGLTADERGRVAVDEHTLQTSVPGIYAIGDVVRGAMLAHKAEEEGTLVAEVIAGQKPHINYNLIPGVVYTWPEVASVGKTEQELKAAGISYKEGSFPFKALGRAIASGDVDGVCKVLADATTDEILGVHIIGARAADMIAEAVVAMEYRASAEDVVRMSHAHPTYTEAMKEACLAATAKRSIHS, from the coding sequence ATGCAAGATTTTGATGTAGTAGTTATTGGTTCTGGCCCTGGTGGATATGTTTCGGCGATCCGTTCGGCTCAATTAGGTTTCAAAGTGGCCATCATTGAGAAATACGCTGTGATGGGTGGAACTTGTTTAAATGTAGGATGTATTCCTTCCAAAGCGCTTTTGGACTCGTCTGAGCATTATTACAATGCCGTTCATAGCTTCGAAGAGCATGGAATCGATATCACGAAGCCGAAGGTGAACATGGGCCAAATGATCAAGCGTAAAGCGGGGGTGGTTTCGAATTTGAATGCAGGTATATCGTATTTGATGAAGAAAAATAAGATCACCACTTTCCATGGTTTGGGTTCATTTGACTCCGCTAAAACGGTGAAAGTGACGAAAGAAGATGGTTCTTCCGAAGTGATTTCTGCTAAAAATATTATCATCGCAACTGGTTCTAAACCGACAATCTTACCTTTTATCCCGGTGGATAAAGAGCGTATCATTACATCTACGGAGGCCTTAAAGATGAAAGAAGTTCCGAAACACTTAATTGTGATCGGTGCGGGAGTAATTGGTGCTGAATTAGGTTCAGTTTATGCGCGTTTAGGTTCTAAAGTTTCTTTCGTTGAATTTGCGGATAGCATGATTCCTACGATGGACAAGACGATGGGAAAAGAATTACAGAAGTCGATTGCCAAAATGGGCGCCGATTTCTATCTTTCACACAAAGTGACTTCCGCAGCCGTTAAAGGCAAAGAAGTGACAGTGAAAGCGCAAGATTCAGCTGGAAAAGAAGTCGAAATCAAAGGTGACTATTGCCTAGTATGTATCGGTCGTCGTCCATATACAGATGGTTTAAACTTAGCTGCGGCTGGTTTGACTGCTGATGAGCGTGGCCGTGTTGCCGTAGATGAGCATACCCTTCAAACTTCGGTTCCAGGCATTTATGCGATTGGTGACGTCGTTCGTGGTGCGATGTTAGCACACAAAGCGGAGGAAGAAGGAACCTTAGTTGCGGAAGTAATTGCAGGTCAAAAACCACACATCAACTACAATTTAATTCCAGGTGTTGTCTACACATGGCCTGAAGTGGCTTCTGTGGGAAAGACAGAACAAGAATTAAAAGCAGCAGGCATCTCTTACAAAGAAGGTTCATTCCCATTCAAAGCCTTAGGTCGTGCCATTGCATCGGGTGATGTGGATGGCGTGTGTAAAGTGTTAGCAGATGCAACAACTGACGAGATCTTAGGTGTTCACATCATCGGAGCTCGTGCCGCCGATATGATTGCGGAAGCAGTCGTTGCGATGGAATACCGTGCTTCAGCTGAAGATGTAGTTCGCATGTCTCATGCTCACCCGACGTATACGGAGGCGATGAAAGAGGCTTGTTTAGCGGCTACGGCGAAGAGGTCGATACATTCGTAG
- a CDS encoding four helix bundle protein, protein MTTNLIQTKTFAFSLQIISVYRILQIEKEYVLSKQLLRCSTAVGAMVMEADHAESRADFKHKMSVAQKEINESIYWLKLLEAANYLSVKQIFLPLKDANDILHIITRILITVKQNIKLNT, encoded by the coding sequence ATGACCACTAATCTTATTCAAACAAAAACCTTTGCATTTTCTTTGCAAATTATTTCGGTTTATAGAATTCTTCAAATTGAAAAGGAATACGTCTTATCTAAGCAACTATTGCGGTGTTCAACCGCTGTGGGAGCCATGGTGATGGAGGCTGATCACGCAGAATCGAGGGCAGATTTTAAACACAAAATGAGTGTCGCCCAAAAAGAAATTAATGAATCAATCTATTGGCTAAAGCTTTTAGAAGCTGCGAATTATCTTTCGGTAAAACAAATATTTTTACCATTGAAAGATGCGAACGATATTTTGCATATCATTACAAGAATTTTGATAACAGTAAAGCAAAACATAAAACTGAATACCTAG
- a CDS encoding enoyl-CoA hydratase/isomerase family protein — protein sequence MNFLKLHRNGPIWTLTLHRPEVYNALNAGLIHEIREVAEAAQIDDEVRVLVITGEGKAFCSGADLKSGVSDPNLGNVLRSTYNPMITALRGLNKPVIGAINGVAAGAGCSLALACDYIVAHEDAYFSELFVQIGLAMDAGSTAFLMQSVGYHRAFDLATTGRKMGAQEAKEMGLVAEVVSGADWEGKVHEVALAFSKKATLAISLMKRSLQRAYNQDLAATLASEAEEQTILGHSEDFAEGVTAFMQKRTPHFKGK from the coding sequence ATGAATTTTTTAAAACTCCACCGCAACGGCCCCATCTGGACTTTGACATTACATCGTCCTGAGGTATATAATGCCTTGAATGCAGGTTTAATTCACGAAATCAGGGAAGTGGCTGAAGCGGCGCAGATTGATGACGAGGTGCGTGTTTTAGTCATCACGGGAGAGGGAAAAGCCTTTTGTTCAGGTGCAGATTTGAAGTCCGGTGTAAGTGATCCTAATTTGGGTAATGTGTTGCGTTCCACTTATAACCCTATGATTACGGCATTGCGTGGTTTAAATAAACCCGTTATCGGAGCGATTAATGGGGTCGCTGCGGGTGCTGGCTGTAGTTTAGCCTTAGCCTGTGATTATATTGTTGCACACGAGGATGCGTATTTTTCTGAGTTATTTGTCCAAATAGGTTTAGCCATGGACGCGGGTTCTACCGCCTTTTTAATGCAGTCTGTGGGATACCACCGAGCTTTTGATTTAGCGACTACCGGTAGAAAGATGGGAGCGCAAGAGGCGAAAGAGATGGGTCTAGTGGCTGAGGTCGTTTCAGGAGCTGATTGGGAAGGGAAGGTGCATGAGGTGGCTTTAGCCTTTTCGAAAAAAGCAACCTTAGCGATTTCCTTAATGAAACGTAGTTTACAACGCGCTTATAATCAGGATTTAGCAGCGACGCTAGCCTCTGAAGCGGAAGAACAAACGATTTTGGGGCACAGCGAAGATTTTGCGGAAGGGGTGACGGCCTTTATGCAGAAAAGGACTCCTCACTTCAAAGGGAAATAA
- a CDS encoding DUF4290 domain-containing protein produces the protein MKEYGSSVQKLVNYILTIADEEQRTKYAFLMVEVMKQIHPNMKDNSQDYSKKLWDDLYIMSNFELNVQGPFPSPSPESLGKAPRKVAYNQHNLRFKHYGRNVELLILRAIAEEKVEDKKILVAYIARLMKGFYVTWNKESVDDAVIWQNIKEMSENLLGTIVDELSQEGLGHAKVANNARNAYNAPEYPNSNNNNRNNNYRKNNFRSNNNNNRNNNFRKNK, from the coding sequence ATGAAAGAATACGGATCAAGTGTTCAAAAATTAGTGAATTATATTTTGACCATTGCCGATGAAGAGCAACGGACAAAATACGCGTTTTTGATGGTAGAGGTGATGAAACAAATTCACCCGAATATGAAGGATAACAGTCAAGATTATTCGAAGAAGCTTTGGGATGATTTATACATCATGTCCAATTTTGAGTTAAATGTGCAGGGGCCATTCCCTTCTCCATCACCAGAATCGCTAGGAAAAGCACCGCGTAAAGTGGCATATAACCAGCACAACTTGCGTTTCAAGCATTATGGCCGTAACGTCGAATTATTAATTCTACGTGCGATTGCTGAAGAAAAAGTAGAGGATAAAAAGATTTTAGTAGCATACATCGCCCGCTTGATGAAAGGTTTTTATGTAACCTGGAACAAAGAATCGGTGGACGATGCGGTGATTTGGCAGAACATCAAAGAGATGTCAGAAAACCTTTTAGGCACTATCGTGGATGAGCTTTCGCAAGAGGGATTAGGACACGCTAAGGTGGCAAATAACGCTAGAAACGCGTATAACGCACCGGAATATCCGAATAGCAACAACAATAACCGGAACAATAACTACCGGAAGAATAACTTCAGAAGCAACAATAACAACAACCGAAATAACAATTTCCGTAAAAATAAGTAA
- a CDS encoding MATE family efflux transporter: MSLFPKIKQTVQLALPIVVGELGVMLMGLADTIQVGQMSTGAAESLGASGMAQSIFFTIAVIGIICIQIVSPMVSKAVAEGDKTECGNLLRANLRVATFLGLITILITYIVSLNYDLFGQTEANKALTLPFLSLISVSVLPIFWFIALKSFMDGLQRTTVGMTITIIALALNVFGNHILINGLWGFPALGLFGSGISTLLSRLFMAGTLAIYVFTREEFKPYLRKGHVHVVKNVLEKNILRIGIPSGMQGFFEIATFGMAVVMMGWISVTAQAAHIVAINMASITYMMATGIAVAGGINVGTAIGERNRAGIIESGKAALILSLLFMGACALLFFFGREYLVRGYTQELPVIAIAVTLVVWGAIFQLFDGIQAVSLGLLRGLQDYKIPTAITVISYWGVGIPLCYYIGIYEKVGAVGIWVGLTASLVCSSALLSWRFYARAKKVNFEELEVD, encoded by the coding sequence ATGTCTCTTTTTCCTAAAATCAAACAGACCGTCCAATTGGCCTTACCTATCGTGGTAGGCGAATTGGGCGTTATGCTTATGGGCCTTGCTGATACGATTCAAGTAGGCCAAATGTCCACCGGTGCCGCCGAAAGCCTCGGTGCATCCGGTATGGCGCAGTCCATATTTTTCACTATTGCGGTTATAGGAATCATTTGCATACAAATTGTATCCCCCATGGTTTCTAAAGCCGTGGCTGAGGGTGACAAAACGGAATGTGGAAATCTATTGCGCGCAAACCTGCGAGTAGCCACCTTTTTAGGCCTTATCACTATTCTGATCACATACATCGTTAGTTTAAACTACGATTTATTTGGTCAAACAGAGGCTAACAAAGCCTTGACACTACCCTTCTTGAGTTTAATATCGGTATCCGTTTTACCTATATTCTGGTTCATCGCTTTGAAAAGCTTCATGGATGGATTGCAACGGACTACCGTGGGTATGACGATTACCATCATCGCATTGGCTTTAAATGTATTTGGTAACCATATTTTGATCAATGGATTATGGGGTTTTCCAGCCTTGGGTTTATTCGGATCTGGCATTTCTACCTTACTTTCCCGTTTATTCATGGCGGGAACATTAGCTATTTATGTATTTACAAGAGAAGAGTTCAAACCTTACCTGCGTAAAGGACATGTCCATGTGGTCAAGAATGTCCTAGAGAAAAACATTCTTCGCATCGGAATTCCTTCTGGAATGCAAGGTTTCTTTGAGATTGCGACTTTTGGCATGGCTGTAGTGATGATGGGCTGGATTTCAGTTACGGCTCAAGCAGCTCATATTGTGGCTATTAATATGGCCTCGATAACGTACATGATGGCCACCGGAATTGCCGTGGCAGGCGGAATTAATGTAGGAACGGCCATTGGCGAACGAAACCGTGCAGGTATCATCGAGTCTGGCAAAGCAGCGTTAATCCTTTCCCTCTTATTTATGGGTGCTTGTGCTCTGTTGTTTTTCTTCGGCCGCGAATATCTTGTACGAGGTTATACGCAAGAATTACCGGTGATTGCGATTGCTGTTACGTTGGTCGTTTGGGGTGCTATATTCCAACTTTTTGATGGCATTCAAGCCGTTTCACTTGGATTATTACGCGGACTACAGGATTATAAAATCCCTACAGCCATTACCGTTATATCCTATTGGGGAGTCGGAATTCCACTTTGTTATTACATAGGAATTTACGAGAAAGTAGGTGCCGTGGGCATCTGGGTGGGCTTAACGGCTAGTTTAGTTTGTTCGTCTGCCCTGCTTTCATGGCGCTTTTATGCGCGGGCGAAGAAAGTTAATTTTGAAGAATTAGAGGTAGATTAG
- the odhB gene encoding 2-oxoglutarate dehydrogenase complex dihydrolipoyllysine-residue succinyltransferase — MAIEMKVPAVGESITEVTVATWNKKEGDHVKLDEVLCELESDKATFELPAEAEGVLHIVAKEGDVLPIGAIICTIEAGGATASVKVADAAPAATVAEASTPAPAPAAAPAPAAGPTSVLEVKVPAVGESITEVTVSVWNKKTGDSVSLDEVLCELESDKATFELPAESAGVLEIVAESGTVVPIGGILARITVGGSVAVAAPAPAAAPSAPAAPASSGDATYAAGHPSPAAAKILDEKGISAASVAGSGVGGRITKEDAVSAVKPASAPAPAASAPAAPAAPAGGTRREKMSSLRKTVARRLVAVKNETAMLTTFNEVDMKPVMDLRGKYKDKFKEKHGVGLGFMSFFTKAVCVALKEYPSVNAKIDGDEIVFHDYCDISIAVSAPKGLVVPVIRSAENLSLAGIESEVVRLAGKARENKLSLEEMSGGTFTITNGGVFGSMLSTPIINAPQVAILGMHNIVERPVVVDGQIVIRPIMYLALSYDHRIIDGRESVSFLVRLKQLLEDPARLLLDI, encoded by the coding sequence ATGGCTATAGAAATGAAAGTGCCCGCTGTGGGCGAGTCGATTACGGAAGTGACCGTTGCTACTTGGAACAAGAAGGAAGGCGATCACGTGAAATTAGACGAGGTTTTGTGCGAATTAGAATCGGACAAAGCGACCTTTGAATTGCCTGCAGAGGCGGAAGGTGTGTTGCATATTGTGGCGAAAGAAGGCGATGTTCTTCCGATAGGCGCGATCATCTGTACGATTGAGGCAGGTGGAGCGACGGCTTCGGTGAAAGTGGCAGATGCTGCACCAGCTGCAACCGTTGCTGAGGCCTCGACGCCAGCACCAGCACCTGCAGCAGCTCCTGCACCAGCGGCGGGTCCTACGTCTGTTTTAGAAGTAAAAGTTCCTGCGGTAGGGGAGTCGATCACGGAAGTGACGGTTTCTGTTTGGAATAAGAAAACAGGGGATAGCGTTTCTTTAGACGAAGTACTTTGCGAATTGGAATCAGATAAAGCGACGTTCGAATTGCCAGCTGAATCAGCGGGTGTATTAGAAATTGTGGCTGAATCAGGAACGGTAGTTCCGATTGGAGGAATTTTGGCAAGAATCACTGTAGGTGGTTCTGTAGCTGTGGCAGCTCCTGCTCCAGCAGCAGCGCCATCTGCTCCAGCAGCTCCAGCTTCTTCTGGGGATGCGACTTATGCAGCTGGTCACCCATCTCCTGCAGCAGCAAAAATATTAGATGAAAAAGGAATCTCCGCTGCTTCGGTAGCAGGTTCTGGCGTAGGTGGACGTATCACGAAAGAGGATGCGGTATCTGCGGTTAAGCCAGCTTCGGCACCGGCTCCAGCTGCTTCTGCTCCAGCAGCACCAGCTGCACCAGCGGGAGGTACGCGTCGCGAAAAAATGAGTTCATTGCGTAAGACAGTGGCTCGTCGTTTAGTTGCAGTGAAGAATGAAACAGCGATGTTGACGACGTTTAACGAAGTCGACATGAAGCCTGTGATGGATCTTCGCGGTAAATACAAAGATAAATTCAAGGAGAAACACGGTGTAGGCTTAGGCTTTATGTCGTTCTTCACAAAAGCAGTTTGCGTGGCTCTAAAAGAGTACCCATCTGTGAATGCAAAAATCGATGGAGACGAAATCGTTTTCCACGATTATTGTGATATTTCCATTGCGGTATCTGCGCCGAAAGGCTTAGTAGTTCCCGTGATTCGTTCTGCGGAAAACTTGTCTCTAGCGGGAATCGAATCAGAAGTGGTTCGTTTAGCAGGTAAGGCACGTGAGAACAAATTGAGCTTAGAGGAAATGAGTGGCGGTACATTCACCATTACGAATGGGGGGGTATTTGGTTCGATGTTATCGACTCCGATTATCAACGCACCACAAGTGGCGATCCTAGGTATGCACAATATCGTAGAGCGTCCGGTAGTGGTAGATGGCCAAATCGTCATCCGTCCTATTATGTATTTAGCACTTTCATATGATCACCGTATTATCGATGGTCGTGAGTCGGTTAGCTTCTTAGTTCGCTTAAAGCAACTTTTAGAGGATCCAGCTCGTTTATTATTAGATATTTAA
- a CDS encoding diacylglycerol kinase family protein, translating to MFGLKHAINGLVELIKNERNARFHLVSTAVVIYVGWKVGFEASEWLWISLAVAGVWVAELLNTSLERITDLVSPEQSELAKKSKDYAAGAVLVMAIWAVIVFLLVAVPRILMSLML from the coding sequence ATGTTTGGTTTAAAGCACGCAATCAATGGACTAGTGGAACTTATCAAGAATGAGCGCAATGCGCGTTTTCATTTGGTGAGCACGGCTGTCGTGATTTATGTGGGCTGGAAAGTCGGGTTTGAGGCGTCGGAATGGCTTTGGATTTCCTTAGCGGTGGCCGGCGTATGGGTGGCAGAATTATTGAATACCTCTTTAGAGCGTATCACCGATTTAGTTTCGCCGGAGCAGAGTGAATTAGCGAAGAAGTCCAAAGATTATGCCGCTGGAGCAGTCTTAGTGATGGCTATTTGGGCGGTCATCGTCTTTTTACTCGTCGCCGTTCCACGCATTTTAATGAGTTTAATGCTTTAA